Genomic segment of Paenibacillus polymyxa:
CCTCTTCAATTTCGGACCATTCTATATAATTGTCCATATCAACATCTTCTTTATTAAATACTTTAATCATTAAGCCAAATTGATTCAAACAATTAACAACCCAATCTTGACGTGGTTTATAGCTTAATTTGTCCCACCCTAAGCCATCTGCTGCATTTGAAATAGTATCTAGTATAAAATTTTTCTCGCTTTCAAAGGAGTCTATAGTCCAAGGCATTTCATCAATATCAAAACCAACTGTTCCTATTCCAACTACAGACTGATCCCTTTGTGCTAGCCAAATAATTAATTCTTTTTCTCGATTCGTTTTAGCTAGTACTGATCCACTAATAGCTAGAACTTCAATAAAGACTGATGTTAATCCATTTGACATACCTATGGGGTCAACTACATCATTTAATTGTTTTGGTAATGAAATGGTGTTCGCCATACTATCCTCCAACACTTTTCAACTTGGTTTATATGGTGATTTTCATCTAACACGCTTCTGTATTCATGAACCCCAAAAGGGCTGTCTGCTAAAATGCCTGCGAAATCCATCTCGCAGACCAAGGCTCCATTCGGGAGCCGCAACTTTAATATTATGTGATTCGATGTTTTTCCTTCGAAAACCTTATTGAACCGATATCTACAATTCTCTGTTTAAAATAAACTCAAAATCTTCATCAGATACTAAATGATTATCTTTTATAAATGTCTCTAACTCATTTAAATAATTATTACAGAGTTTGATATATCTATCTCGATATTGATCTTGAATCTTATTTGAATTGGTTTCTATATTAATGATTTCTTTACGTGCTCTTCTTAAAAACAAGATTGAACTTGTATAATTGTCACTTAGACATAAAGAAATTGAATTATTAATATAGCAAACCAAGCCATAGAATACAGAATTTCTTCTTAAGCCTGTCCATTGCTTGTGCATCTCTTCTGTATTTAGTTTTTTGGCTAACTCAAAGACATGAGAATTTAAAAACATATGATATTCCTCCATCTTTAAGCAGTTTTGCATAACGTTTCTGTATTCATGAACCCTGTCAGGGGTTGTCTGCTGAAGTGCCTCTTCGATATCCAGCTCGCAGACCAAGGTTCCATAGGAGCTAACAAAACATAACTTCTTCGATTCACTTACAAAATCAGCCCTTTATCATCCTCGCCTTCGAGCTATTTATAATTCTAAATCAACTATCTATCAGCAATTCTCTTAATCCTAGACAAAATTGCTTCGCATGAAAATGCCAACATTTATTTGTAATCATAATCCCTTAATAATAGTTCTTGAACAATTTTTCTACTGTCCTTTATTCTTAGAATTTGCTTCGGTTTATCATATATCCAACCAAGCTTTATACAATATTCAATTAATATGGATTTTATTAAAGGTCTATATAAGTTAATGTAATAACATTCTTTCCAGTCGAACGAAATTTCAATAAAAGAAGTTTTATACTTTCTTGGATAAGCTCTAAACAATACCTCATAAGGTTTCTCGTAAACAATGCAAATGAATTGATAATGTCTAACAATGATTGGGATTGCTTTTTTTTGAAATACTTTCATCATTCACCTCAACATTACTTTATCAGCAACTATGTCTAATAACGTTCTTGTGCTCCTGAACCCGAGAAGCTTAAAGAAGCGTAGCGACTGGCTAGCTTCGGTTCATAGCCTCGCAGGATTGTCTACCTGACTTTCACTTTCAGGAAAACGATGTTATGTGATACCTCTAGTTCTTATTTAATATATTCTTCAATCCTTGTTTAATATTATTTGATATACCTTTAATATAAAGGGCTTTTTTTCTATATTGTCATAATATCCTTCAATGGGTAACCCCACATGAAATGGAGAATTCAAAAAAGCTAATATCATGTCATCCATATGCTCTATTATCTCAAGATCACATTGAAATGGGAGTTTCTTATGTAAATCAGATATTAAATTAAATCTCAACTGACATGCCAACTGATCAAACCACAAATAAAAAATCATTCCATGGTTCAGAGTAGAACCTATTATTTGATCTCGTCTATTCTGGATTACTCTATTAAAAAAATCTCTGTAGTCTTTTAAAGTCAATGCCTTTTTTAGTTCTATATTGGAAGAAATACACCACATATTATTAGCACTCTCTTCATCCAAATCGTATTCTGAACTACCAATAAAAATTGTATCTGTAATTATGTTTTCTAGATCTTTAAAATAAAGCTCTTTATTATTCATGCTTCGATTCACTCCACTTAAAATGCTTTTTACATTGATTTACTCAACATCAATTTTGGTTCAACTTCTTTGTCAGTATTATTTCCAGAGGTTCGTTCTCAAGCATTAAACATCCAGCATCTCTATATCCAAGCTTCCTATAAAAATGTTGAGCTTCTTCATTTGAAAGTGTTGAGGTCATAACCATTTCAAATCCTTTTTGTTTCATTAATTCCTCCCAATAGTGGACAACTTTTTTACCAATACCTGTTCCTCTATACTCCTCATCTATCCATATCATATTCATAAATGGTGTGTTGTCCCAAAAAAATCCGTATCTCATCCAACCTATTTCTTGATTGGATTCTCTAATTATTAGAATTTCATTTTCTTTTATTTTTGGTCTTATAAGTGTCTTATGTATGTGCTTGTCTCTTAACGAGATATACTCATAATCTGATTCAATCGCAAAATCAATCTTCATTGTAGATCCTCCCATTTCACTTTCATTGAATATCTTCTTGGTAACACATAGTACTGATGTCTCATAATGTTTGTACATTACATAAGTTTATAAAGTCTTTTCAAAAATGTATAAGTCACCTTCTTCTCTAACTTTAGTAAACCCACACTTTGAATAGAAGTGATGATTCTTCACACTCCATCTAGGAGTATCCAGCCACCATTCAGTGCTGTCTGGAAATTTACCTTCAATTTTCTCCATCACCTTCGTTCCGATTCCTTGATTTTTAAAATTTGGATTAATAAAGATTCTTCCTAGATTATGCACTTGATTACATTCTACGAATATCATTGCTCCACCGATTATTTTTCCATTAAAGAGTACCTTGAAATATTCGCAATTTTGCATCATCTCTTCTTGCCAACTTATGGAGTCATATCCTATTGGCCCAACGATTTCGTTGTTATTAAAATGCTTTGATTCATCCTCAAAACTGGCCTTTTGTATTTCAGCAAGTTTATGTGCATCATTTTCTCTAGCTTTTTCTAGTGTCAGCACCCAACATACCTCCATTGTCTTTTTATTTTTTCTGGGGTTGTCTGCTGAAATCCCTCTTCGAACTCCATCCCAACAGGCCAAAGCTCCGTGAGGATTCGATGCTTGAATATTATGTTATCAGAAGTTACCGAACTTCTTCACTATGCATTCAAAATCAATCTGCAAATTTTTTTATCAGCGAATTTTCTTATATGGTCTTTTTTCATTTTGTAGTTTGATTATTAGTTCATATGCATCTCTTTCACTTTTCTGAGCTTTTAGTGACTCTTCTTCTGTTATTTCTATTTCTATCATTTGAATCACTATTCCACCAGCATCAAAAATAATGAATATTCCCCCATCTCTTCGAATTATATTAATCCCATAATTGGCAAAGAGTATATTCATAAAGTGACCTCCAGTTCTTTCGCGTTCTTTATACTATAGCTTTTAGTACTTTTGAGATCTTATTATTATGTTTTAGTAATTCAAGAATTTCTAATAACGTTTGTGTATAAAGCCTCTAAATTAGAGGCTCATATGGACGATGTTCGTTCGTTTCCCTCGACACCACAATTCAGCAATTTCCAAAATTGTTCAACTATGACCGATGCCGGATACGGCATCGAACGGGTAATCCACCATTCCAATACCCCCACTGCCGCTGAAATTAAAAATTGCACCGTAATGTCCCTGTTCATATCCTGATCGAGGTTGATCGAATCCAGATGCTCGCACAGACTTTGCCGGAACATTGTCTCTATTTGGTTTCGAAAAACCGTACTTCCCTTGTTCGTCAGCATTATAGAGTAGAATGAAGCATGCTGCTCCAAATATTCAAACGTACGCAGTAGTGCGGTTTTGGAAGGGAGATGAAAGAAGTTATCTTCAGACATACAATTGCGTAGTAACTCTTTAATTTGAGCTTCCATGCATTGATCGCGCAGATCGTACTTATCAGCGAAATGCAAATAAACCGTTCCGCGATTGACATTCGCTTCCTCCGCAATTTGATTGATCGTAATTCTCTCGAATTCCTTTTCTGACATCAGCCTCATAAAAGCATCAATAATGGCTTGCCTCGATTTTTGAATACGCCTGTCCATATCCTTCTCCCCTTTGTACCATCCGAAAAAATGAACATTTCGAAGTCCTCTGTTGAAAAATCAACAACCACGCTTGTTTTAACCATTGAACCCCATTTACCGCTCTGTTACATTCACTTTATAAAATTTAGGTTGATGATTCAACATATGTTCAATTTTAGAGGAGCTGTAATCATGAAATCTATTGTTTTACAATGTTTGGATAATTTAATTTACATTGAATTAGGAGGGTTTAAAAATTGAAACTTACAGGAAACACGATTTTTATTACAGGCGGCGGTTCGGGAATTGGACGTGCGTTAGCAGAAGCTCTCCACAATCTTGGAAACAAAGTTATTATCTCCGGTCGACGTAAAGAGCGTCTGGAGGAGACGATCAAAGCGAATCCCGGCATGTCCGCAGTGGAATTGAATGTACAAGATCCTGCCAGCATAGAGGCGGCCGCCAAGCAGTTAATCGAAGAATACCCGGATGTTAATGTCTTGATTAACAACGCCGGCATCATACAGCCCGATGACGCGGCGGGCGTGATCGATGAGGATGTTTTGATTTCGACTGTCACTACAAACTTGCTAGGTCCCATTCGGTTGACTTCTGCATTCATCGAGCATTTGAAGTCCAAAGAAGAAGCGGTTGTCATCAACACGACTTCAATACTCGGATTTGTACCATTAGCAACAACTGCTGTATACTCCGCGACGAAAGCAGCACTTCATACCTATACGCTGTCCCAAAGGTACATGCTTAAAGACACATCGGTCAAAGTAATAGAAATCGTGCCCCCATGGGTTCAAAGCAACAACGATGAACCGCGTGCGATGCCACTTGCTTCATTCATTGATGCAACAATAAAGATACTTGGTACAGATACAGACGAAGTTCTGGTGGAAGAAGCGAAAATGTTTCGAAATAACCCTGGCCCGAACGAAGGTGTTTTTGTGACCCAGCTTAACGATACGATGAATTCTGAACCTCCAAAGATTCATTGATCCACCTGTAATTCAATTTTCAAAAGTTTAAGCGAACATGAAGTAGACACTCAGCTCCGTCTACTTCATGTTCATTTTATTGTAACTTGCTCGTGAAGTAAGAAAAAGCGCCAAGCGGTCACACCCATGTTTACCTCTTAAATAATTACGTTGATTTCACATAATGTAGGGAATTCCCGAAGTTCAAACAGCCCTTTGTTAGGTGATGTCAGGGACATCCTCGATTTACTAAAAAAATGTTTTCATGATCTTACTTCATTTAAAAATCTTGTTATTATCGGTAGGTCGGGAGGACTTATTTGATTAGGTATCTTGTTTAAATCAAAAAATCGTATATCTTGTACTTCAGCTTCATCACCTTTCATTATTCCACTGTATTCTTTACATATATAAGCTGCAACTACGTTATATACTTCATCTCCATGAGGATATCGATAGTAAAGTTCCGGGCCTGAAAATATATCAAGTAATTCTAACTCTTCAGCTTCTAAGCCTACCTCTTCAAAAAGTTCCCGGCTTGCAACCTCCTTCATATTCTCACCAGGCTCCATTGAACCTCCTGGTAATCCCCATAGACCATTGTCAGTTCTCTGTTGCAATAATAATCGTCCCTCATCATCTATGAGAATCACACATGCTCCTGCCATAATTATAGGTCGGGTACCTACTAACTCTCTTAATTCTCTTATGTAATTCAATATCTTCACGCCCCTTTGAGATCCTCCAACAGACCAAAGCTCCGTTAGGAGCCACTGCTAGAATTTGACGTTATACGACGGATTCACTTCTTGAGTCTGCCCTCACTATTGATGGTCTCCAGGTAGATATTCAATCAAATCAGATAATTTACAGTTAAATGTATCGCAAAGCTTGAATAAAGTTTCCAGCTTTGTTGTTTCTATATTTATTTCCCTATATAGCTTATTGATTGAATTCCGACTCAATCCCGATTTCGCCATCAGTTCTGTTATATCATCTATTCGATGTTCTGCCATGAGTTCCCTTATATTGCACTTGATTACGGTCATCTTTTCCCCTCCATAATTCTATCTTATCTCCCATATCAGTAATCATCAACGAAAAGCAAAGATTTAACTCTACAAAGTCAAATATTCACCTTGTAATTAACTCTATAAGGTTATGTAATAACTCTATGAAATTAATTAAAGGAGGAAAAACATATGATTAATACATTAGAATCATTGACAGAGCCACTTATAAGAATACGTTTAGAATTACTCTTTGCTGAGCTTCTGGAGTACCATATGGAGTACAATCAGCTTTCTTCGGAGACAGATCGATACTTTAGAACACTTAGTGAAGCGTTACCCGATCAACTTCAACATACGGTTTTTCTGTACGAAGATGCTCAAATTTCTCTCCAATCCATCTTAGAAAGAAGCATCTACATACAAGGTTTCAAAGACGCTCTACAACTCTTTAGCGAATTGAAAAATTCTAACATCTAGAGGATCATATGATCCTCTTTTCTGTTGTTTGATTCTGTCGTTTAACGTTCCCGTATTCACGACGCCCAGCGAATGCTGGGTGTGTCCGGCTGTCCCCGCTTCCCCGAAATCCTCCTGCCGGACCGAGGGCGTATGCCCGATGCGTGAATATAATGTTATCTGATGTCAGCCCTCCTTAGAGCCACTAACTCACTTATTTTGGGCTTCTTCAGTAATTTTAAAGTTTTCTTGCTTTGATAACAAAGGTTACAGGAAACATCTTCGCTCTTTTTACGAAATCATTATTTTTATCGTGCAATTGTATGATTTCATTCTCGGTTTCTTCAATCATTTGTTCAATAACAAACCCTGCTTTCGCCAACGCATTTATATAGGTTGATAGTTTACGGTCAGATAAGGTTAGCGCGCCTTGACAAAAATCAGGAGATACCGAATACCAAGATTCATCGAAATAACACTTGTTAAAAGCAAATCTATTATT
This window contains:
- a CDS encoding GNAT family N-acetyltransferase; translated protein: MKIDFAIESDYEYISLRDKHIHKTLIRPKIKENEILIIRESNQEIGWMRYGFFWDNTPFMNMIWIDEEYRGTGIGKKVVHYWEELMKQKGFEMVMTSTLSNEEAQHFYRKLGYRDAGCLMLENEPLEIILTKKLNQN
- a CDS encoding GNAT family N-acetyltransferase, which encodes MLTLEKARENDAHKLAEIQKASFEDESKHFNNNEIVGPIGYDSISWQEEMMQNCEYFKVLFNGKIIGGAMIFVECNQVHNLGRIFINPNFKNQGIGTKVMEKIEGKFPDSTEWWLDTPRWSVKNHHFYSKCGFTKVREEGDLYIFEKTL
- a CDS encoding TetR/AcrR family transcriptional regulator, with amino-acid sequence MDRRIQKSRQAIIDAFMRLMSEKEFERITINQIAEEANVNRGTVYLHFADKYDLRDQCMEAQIKELLRNCMSEDNFFHLPSKTALLRTFEYLEQHASFYSIMLTNKGSTVFRNQIETMFRQSLCEHLDSINLDQDMNRDITVQFLISAAVGVLEWWITRSMPYPASVIVEQFWKLLNCGVEGNERTSSI
- a CDS encoding SDR family oxidoreductase; translation: MKLTGNTIFITGGGSGIGRALAEALHNLGNKVIISGRRKERLEETIKANPGMSAVELNVQDPASIEAAAKQLIEEYPDVNVLINNAGIIQPDDAAGVIDEDVLISTVTTNLLGPIRLTSAFIEHLKSKEEAVVINTTSILGFVPLATTAVYSATKAALHTYTLSQRYMLKDTSVKVIEIVPPWVQSNNDEPRAMPLASFIDATIKILGTDTDEVLVEEAKMFRNNPGPNEGVFVTQLNDTMNSEPPKIH
- a CDS encoding NUDIX hydrolase; its protein translation is MNYIRELRELVGTRPIIMAGACVILIDDEGRLLLQQRTDNGLWGLPGGSMEPGENMKEVASRELFEEVGLEAEELELLDIFSGPELYYRYPHGDEVYNVVAAYICKEYSGIMKGDEAEVQDIRFFDLNKIPNQISPPDLPIITRFLNEVRS
- a CDS encoding helix-turn-helix domain-containing protein, with protein sequence MTVIKCNIRELMAEHRIDDITELMAKSGLSRNSINKLYREINIETTKLETLFKLCDTFNCKLSDLIEYLPGDHQ